In SAR324 cluster bacterium, the following are encoded in one genomic region:
- a CDS encoding diguanylate cyclase — MESMLRFDRVFPYAMPPLLTILACLFLALLTIKSGRNNRENKLFTLLSLMLLLYNVNFLLYILMTSQSDTVNVTRWSFVFFVFSLPVSIQFIHQMLGLHNRKWIEWGLYGFCFVSLPWITLTDFYFTEGFEYYFGMYPRANTGLYLFAVLSVLGGSYYLFLLGKNWRAETDPNLRRKMLYILIGFPGGWLMIGFNMIPYSGIELYPPGAFAFIPLSLMVYGVLRHALLDTSESFLKKGYLGKWLSYVTLLPLLAAGLFLEMSESLSITEDQSLVEVLWPFGFPPLLSAIVCLGLAAWCLRKGIRQLNTILLGIICLLWGLLSFSRVLIFLVSVGSPALQYQIANTAHFFFVNQLGVYLHFIHRVSHRPERKLVIFYYICGTILMFLPQANLYFNSTLYHYYYGVYLSGSWGFATVGLLGFFGLLRGGYLLLSAQQKETNPRKKRNLHYLFIGLILTGILNLFTVPALQGIEFYPLGDFTFIPIGILAYGILVHDVLHINVSSKKRFSFVLVKFLVIAINAGVFMAGSWALQDYSWAQITSRLGWSSLPQSLSWLSCLFLSWLSLRMAQNQKAAQLFSLLCCLFGLINADIFLNSIIDDPAIGLRLTRWDQPLFVFVMALIPHMTYLITKKETGWRLVYLAYGVCIVYIPITQTDYYFRTMQMHFWGMFPRNGFFFDVFALLIVLSASYSAYLLSVTWRETRNPIFKNTVKHLLLGFMGIAVLTLGDMPAIYGYDVYPIGSFSFIPLTVLAYGLFKHSLKELVQNLRGVLFWGVVGLAMGFLLFFTRELFDFLPAQLALMAVTVTALMTFPILTKSWQTVLDLFICNQAEELRQLFYSLTENLSHVHRLQEIHQQISGALMENLKCSRSEILFYSREDKKLMGWQRWNKHSPVFEDKIQENIEDKTAFMEPYYPFLSIFNVENTLIALEDMESWVLEQHLPPTVTEKILNTELTLAVFFQDRLTALILLDQKINGIPYSRNDKVFLQQLGLVLGPHIEHAKLLQGLERQVAQRTRDLTRSNEIAGNQNRIFQSLLQTSATMHQMNELEEFFQYTLNQLRQLFTDSGFAIILHGERPEIVEMATFDGIEELEQDYLLQHAGRLLGDDRHEFIQTMRSSHAASAAERIRDLTHGHHWTLLPLRGREQNLSGNLIVKGPQLDNGSLRTITLFLEQVTAVAENKILTRQLEKIANTDGLTGVYNRLYFDREMNRLIQQNRQFSNIHFSVILIDVNGLKRVNDVYGHQDGDAMIVTVADLLVQVCRKSDIVVRLGGDEFVVVCPASGYEQVQILVERIREAEQQSTLTCKNAEGHEDIIPIRMSLGVACTEDTPADAVLKKADQRMYADKEAFYAKQNRYR; from the coding sequence ATGGAATCAATGCTAAGATTTGACCGGGTTTTCCCCTATGCCATGCCACCGCTACTCACCATCCTCGCCTGTCTGTTTCTTGCGTTACTAACAATAAAATCAGGAAGAAACAATCGGGAAAATAAATTATTCACGCTCCTCAGCCTGATGCTGTTGCTCTACAATGTGAATTTTCTACTTTACATTCTCATGACCTCTCAGTCTGACACCGTGAATGTGACGCGCTGGAGTTTTGTGTTTTTTGTCTTTTCCCTGCCAGTCAGCATCCAGTTCATTCATCAGATGCTTGGACTTCACAACCGGAAGTGGATCGAGTGGGGATTGTATGGGTTTTGTTTTGTCTCACTTCCATGGATCACGCTCACAGATTTTTATTTCACGGAAGGTTTTGAGTATTATTTCGGGATGTATCCACGCGCGAATACAGGGTTATATCTGTTTGCGGTGCTGAGTGTTCTCGGGGGGAGCTATTACCTGTTTCTGCTTGGAAAAAACTGGCGGGCTGAAACAGATCCCAATCTTCGGCGGAAAATGCTCTACATCCTGATTGGATTTCCAGGCGGGTGGCTGATGATCGGTTTCAACATGATTCCCTATTCAGGCATCGAACTTTATCCGCCAGGCGCGTTTGCGTTCATCCCACTGTCACTCATGGTCTATGGCGTACTGCGTCACGCGTTGCTGGATACCAGTGAATCCTTCCTCAAAAAAGGCTATCTGGGAAAATGGCTGTCGTATGTGACCTTGCTTCCGTTACTGGCCGCGGGTTTATTTCTGGAAATGTCAGAATCCCTCAGCATTACCGAAGACCAATCCCTTGTTGAAGTGCTCTGGCCGTTTGGATTTCCACCACTCCTGTCAGCCATCGTCTGTCTCGGACTCGCCGCATGGTGCCTGAGAAAAGGAATCCGGCAACTGAACACCATTCTGCTGGGCATCATCTGCCTGCTGTGGGGCTTGCTCAGCTTCAGTCGAGTCCTGATTTTTCTGGTTTCTGTCGGCAGTCCCGCGTTGCAATACCAGATTGCGAACACCGCGCATTTCTTTTTTGTGAATCAGTTGGGTGTCTATCTGCATTTTATCCACAGAGTCAGCCATCGCCCTGAACGCAAACTTGTTATTTTTTACTATATCTGCGGCACGATCCTGATGTTTCTTCCTCAGGCCAATTTATATTTCAACTCAACGCTCTACCACTATTATTACGGGGTGTATCTCAGTGGTAGCTGGGGCTTTGCCACCGTGGGACTGCTCGGTTTTTTCGGGTTGCTCCGGGGAGGCTATCTGCTGTTGTCCGCTCAACAAAAGGAAACAAATCCGCGAAAAAAGCGGAATCTGCATTATTTGTTCATCGGTTTGATTCTGACCGGGATTCTGAATCTGTTTACTGTTCCCGCGTTGCAGGGGATTGAGTTTTATCCGCTGGGAGATTTCACCTTCATTCCGATTGGAATTCTGGCCTATGGGATTCTGGTGCATGATGTCCTGCACATCAATGTTTCTTCCAAAAAAAGATTTTCGTTTGTGCTGGTAAAATTTCTGGTGATCGCAATCAATGCCGGAGTTTTCATGGCAGGGTCATGGGCTTTGCAGGATTACTCATGGGCTCAGATCACCAGCAGACTTGGCTGGAGCAGTTTGCCACAATCGTTGTCCTGGCTCTCTTGCCTGTTTCTGTCATGGCTCTCACTCAGGATGGCACAAAATCAGAAAGCCGCGCAATTATTCAGTCTGCTGTGCTGTTTGTTCGGATTGATCAATGCTGATATTTTTTTAAACAGCATCATTGATGATCCGGCCATCGGTTTAAGACTGACCCGCTGGGATCAACCGCTGTTTGTGTTTGTCATGGCCCTGATTCCACACATGACCTATCTGATCACCAAAAAAGAAACCGGCTGGCGTCTGGTGTATCTGGCCTACGGAGTGTGTATTGTGTACATTCCGATCACACAGACCGATTATTATTTCAGAACCATGCAGATGCATTTCTGGGGAATGTTTCCCCGAAACGGATTTTTCTTTGATGTCTTTGCACTGCTCATCGTTCTTTCCGCATCCTATTCCGCATATCTGCTTTCAGTGACCTGGCGTGAAACCCGGAATCCGATCTTCAAAAACACAGTGAAGCATCTGCTGCTGGGGTTTATGGGCATTGCTGTGCTGACTCTGGGGGATATGCCCGCAATTTATGGCTATGACGTCTACCCGATTGGCAGTTTCAGTTTCATTCCCTTGACTGTTTTGGCGTATGGGCTGTTCAAACACAGTCTGAAAGAACTGGTTCAAAACCTCAGAGGCGTTTTATTTTGGGGGGTCGTAGGGCTGGCGATGGGATTTTTACTGTTTTTCACACGTGAACTGTTCGATTTTCTTCCTGCGCAACTGGCACTCATGGCGGTCACTGTGACTGCGCTCATGACCTTTCCGATCCTTACTAAAAGTTGGCAAACCGTGCTGGACTTGTTTATCTGCAATCAGGCTGAAGAACTCCGTCAATTGTTTTACTCGCTGACAGAAAACCTTTCACACGTGCATCGCCTCCAGGAAATTCATCAGCAAATCAGCGGCGCACTCATGGAAAATCTGAAGTGCAGCCGCAGCGAAATTTTATTTTATTCCAGGGAAGACAAAAAACTGATGGGTTGGCAACGCTGGAACAAACATTCCCCGGTTTTTGAAGATAAAATTCAGGAAAACATTGAAGATAAAACAGCCTTCATGGAACCGTATTATCCATTCCTGTCCATCTTCAATGTAGAAAACACACTGATCGCACTGGAGGATATGGAAAGTTGGGTGCTTGAACAGCATCTTCCGCCAACTGTGACTGAAAAAATACTCAATACCGAATTGACCCTTGCCGTTTTTTTTCAGGATCGTCTGACCGCGCTCATTCTGCTTGACCAGAAAATCAACGGCATCCCCTACAGTCGGAATGATAAGGTTTTTCTGCAACAACTGGGGCTGGTACTGGGACCGCACATTGAACACGCCAAACTCTTGCAGGGACTGGAACGTCAGGTCGCGCAACGGACAAGAGATCTCACACGTTCCAATGAAATCGCGGGCAACCAGAACAGGATCTTTCAGTCACTGCTTCAAACCAGTGCGACCATGCACCAGATGAATGAACTGGAAGAATTTTTTCAATACACGCTCAATCAGCTTCGTCAATTATTCACGGATTCCGGGTTTGCCATTATCCTGCATGGAGAACGTCCGGAAATTGTGGAAATGGCTACGTTTGACGGAATTGAGGAACTTGAGCAGGATTATCTGTTGCAACATGCGGGAAGACTACTGGGTGATGACCGCCATGAATTTATACAGACAATGCGGAGTTCTCATGCGGCCTCTGCCGCGGAACGTATCCGTGATCTGACTCACGGACATCACTGGACACTTCTGCCCCTCAGGGGTCGTGAACAGAACCTGAGCGGGAATCTGATTGTCAAAGGCCCTCAATTGGACAACGGCTCCCTGCGAACCATCACGCTGTTTCTGGAACAGGTCACAGCCGTGGCAGAAAACAAGATTCTCACCCGACAGTTGGAAAAAATTGCCAACACCGACGGTCTTACCGGTGTTTATAATCGTCTGTATTTTGATAGAGAGATGAACCGGTTGATCCAACAGAACCGGCAGTTTTCCAATATTCATTTTTCAGTCATACTCATTGACGTCAATGGTTTGAAACGGGTGAATGACGTGTATGGGCATCAGGATGGGGATGCCATGATTGTGACCGTTGCTGATTTACTCGTTCAGGTCTGCCGGAAATCAGATATCGTGGTTCGTCTGGGAGGCGATGAATTTGTGGTGGTCTGCCCCGCATCCGGCTATGAACAGGTGCAAATCCTGGTTGAGCGAATCCGTGAAGCTGAACAGCAGAGCACACTGACCTGCAAAAACGCGGAAGGACATGAGGATATCATTCCCATCCGCATGAGTCTGGGCGTTGCCTGCACAGAGGACACCCCTGCTGATGCCGTCCTGAAAAAAGCCGATCAACGGATGTATGCTGATAAAGAAGCCTTTTATGCCAAGCAAAACCGCTATCGTTGA
- a CDS encoding OmpA family protein has product MKRSHLFKHILPIVLLAMFVSGCYSEADYKAKEAEALQYQQTAEDALKEVNAFRIRIKSLETQLKEASEASDSMGKLKETIASLENQNIQLQTQLKELSDSENQLKTGNIELKNKNQSLSEELTKLKKAAPSEQSSAELDSLTSELTKHQLKISRQSNRLVVHLEDNVLFQVGNAQLSDSGKTVLSQIGKSLKLLKKRSIQIEGHSDTLRLLKEEVKKQYKSNLDLSLARASNVAHYLIKEAQVPSQQISVAGFGSSQPVASNRTAKGRQKNRRVELIIVIPESSKKIM; this is encoded by the coding sequence ATGAAGAGATCACATTTATTCAAACACATACTCCCAATCGTATTGCTGGCCATGTTCGTGTCAGGCTGTTATTCAGAAGCTGATTACAAAGCCAAAGAAGCTGAGGCTCTGCAATATCAGCAAACCGCCGAAGACGCGCTGAAAGAAGTCAATGCCTTCCGAATCAGGATAAAATCACTGGAAACGCAACTGAAAGAGGCTTCGGAAGCCAGTGATAGCATGGGAAAACTCAAGGAAACAATCGCCAGTCTTGAGAATCAGAACATTCAATTGCAAACGCAACTGAAAGAATTATCTGATTCAGAAAATCAGTTGAAAACAGGCAATATCGAACTTAAAAATAAAAATCAGTCCTTGTCTGAGGAACTGACAAAACTCAAAAAAGCGGCACCCTCAGAACAGTCTAGTGCAGAACTGGATTCACTGACCAGTGAACTCACCAAACATCAACTCAAGATTTCGAGACAATCCAACCGTCTCGTGGTTCATTTGGAAGACAACGTGTTATTCCAGGTGGGTAACGCACAACTGAGCGATTCAGGAAAGACCGTTCTGAGTCAGATCGGAAAAAGTCTAAAACTTTTGAAAAAACGGTCGATTCAGATTGAAGGGCACTCAGACACACTCCGTCTGCTGAAAGAAGAAGTCAAAAAGCAGTACAAAAGCAATCTGGACCTGTCCCTGGCTCGAGCCTCCAATGTGGCGCATTATCTGATAAAAGAAGCACAAGTTCCCTCACAGCAGATTTCAGTTGCGGGTTTCGGATCATCCCAACCGGTGGCGTCAAACCGTACCGCAAAAGGCCGACAAAAGAACCGGCGCGTGGAACTCATCATTGTGATTCCTGAGTCCAGTAAAAAAATCATGTAG
- a CDS encoding STAS domain-containing protein: MALIIEITQQTDPNVPILHLVGKFLEEDIKHFRNEIQVFLDDKTIAGIVLDYSDLQYIDSSGVGTMISIYHQLSRRGARLALFGLNKDLLEMFEMVLMLDKILAIFSTEQDAINYIATGK; the protein is encoded by the coding sequence ATGGCATTGATCATTGAAATTACACAGCAGACAGATCCGAATGTTCCAATTTTACATTTAGTTGGAAAATTTTTAGAAGAAGATATCAAACACTTCAGAAATGAGATTCAGGTTTTTCTTGACGACAAAACTATAGCGGGAATTGTACTGGACTACTCTGATCTGCAATACATTGATTCAAGTGGCGTTGGAACCATGATTTCGATCTATCATCAACTGTCCAGGCGGGGTGCCAGATTGGCATTATTCGGCTTGAATAAAGATCTGCTGGAAATGTTTGAGATGGTTTTGATGCTGGACAAAATTTTAGCCATCTTTTCCACAGAACAGGACGCGATCAATTATATTGCTACCGGAAAGTAG
- a CDS encoding response regulator has translation MDNQQSTTHLFDENEQILDYLKNSRLFTHWPKDLLLQLVPLSEFRKYSPQSTILQEGAPNDRVYFLIRGEVDVVAGNEHILSLKRKGDIFGEMSIISHKTCAATVIAHTMVDTFSIKANNIGDITDFDASILQNTLYRLFAMILTDKLSLTTEKAKKFEETNRLLHRSNLQLTEEIQERQHAEKQLEQSNQHLHEEIDRRKNTEQQLRIAKHEAESANRSKSMFLANMSHEIRTPLNTITGFSQLLLNQAEKYHLSAEATQYLDGITQSGHHLSELIGNILDLSKIESGKIDIVLESINLRLLIQGIFHINKAQALKKNIQLTYHVDPALPDSIYSDRNKLQQILMNFTVNAIKFTSEGKSVKINALREQQNLLLKVIDEGIGIAPEFHSKIFEPFEQVDNTQSRNYSGTGLGLTIVKQLVDMLQGEIGVKSELGKGSEFYVKLPLKEGHSNQDIASDENLPLNFQFAPDSKILVVEDNPPTRQMMNAYFESKGLRAIIVKNAYEFFQKIEEFEPEVILMDVHMPGMDGISAIRKLKASHKHAHIPVLVLSADVFKEQQDQAIAAGAAGFLGKPLRMDVLLRMLSKILRQQSVPIPLSQANLLTPELRGQILEEFKKLSLMPFFDEAELIDQLNKINNICPTEPAWSATLDKIMNSIIHGNEPEFQALLKEWMND, from the coding sequence ATGGACAACCAACAGAGCACAACTCATCTGTTTGATGAAAATGAGCAAATTCTGGATTATTTAAAAAATTCCCGTTTGTTCACCCATTGGCCCAAAGACTTGCTGCTTCAGTTGGTTCCCCTCTCTGAATTCAGGAAATATTCCCCGCAAAGTACCATTTTACAGGAAGGCGCCCCCAATGACCGTGTATATTTTCTGATTCGCGGGGAAGTGGATGTGGTTGCCGGGAATGAACACATTTTGTCCCTGAAACGTAAAGGGGATATCTTTGGTGAAATGAGCATCATTAGTCATAAAACTTGTGCGGCAACAGTCATTGCCCACACGATGGTAGACACCTTCAGCATCAAAGCCAATAATATTGGAGACATCACGGATTTTGATGCTTCAATCCTGCAAAACACCTTGTATCGGCTATTTGCGATGATCCTGACCGATAAATTGTCACTGACTACTGAAAAAGCCAAAAAGTTTGAGGAAACCAACAGACTACTGCACCGCAGTAACCTGCAACTAACAGAGGAAATTCAGGAACGCCAGCATGCTGAGAAACAACTGGAACAAAGCAATCAGCATCTTCACGAGGAAATTGATCGAAGAAAAAACACAGAACAACAATTAAGGATTGCCAAACACGAAGCCGAATCAGCTAATAGAAGTAAATCAATGTTTCTTGCCAACATGAGTCATGAAATCCGGACTCCGCTGAACACGATCACAGGCTTCAGTCAGTTGCTTCTGAACCAGGCTGAAAAGTATCATCTCTCCGCTGAAGCCACTCAATATCTGGATGGCATCACACAAAGCGGTCATCATTTATCAGAACTGATCGGAAACATTCTGGATCTTTCAAAAATTGAATCCGGAAAAATAGACATCGTGCTGGAATCAATCAATCTCCGACTCTTGATCCAGGGTATTTTTCACATCAACAAAGCACAGGCCCTAAAGAAAAATATCCAGTTGACTTATCATGTTGATCCAGCCCTGCCTGACTCCATCTATTCTGATCGCAACAAACTCCAGCAGATTTTAATGAATTTCACAGTCAACGCCATTAAATTCACATCAGAAGGTAAATCTGTCAAAATCAACGCCCTCAGAGAACAACAGAACCTTCTGCTGAAGGTCATTGATGAAGGCATTGGCATTGCTCCGGAATTCCATTCGAAAATTTTTGAACCCTTTGAACAGGTCGATAATACCCAAAGCCGGAATTATAGTGGTACAGGACTTGGACTGACCATTGTGAAACAACTTGTGGACATGCTGCAAGGAGAGATTGGTGTCAAAAGTGAGCTGGGCAAAGGTTCGGAGTTTTATGTCAAACTACCACTGAAAGAAGGTCACTCCAATCAGGACATTGCCTCAGATGAGAACTTACCACTAAATTTTCAGTTTGCGCCAGACAGTAAAATTCTGGTGGTAGAAGATAATCCACCCACTCGACAAATGATGAACGCGTATTTTGAATCAAAGGGACTCCGGGCCATCATTGTAAAAAACGCATATGAATTTTTCCAGAAAATCGAAGAATTTGAACCTGAAGTGATTCTGATGGATGTTCATATGCCCGGAATGGATGGCATCTCAGCAATCAGGAAACTGAAAGCATCACACAAACATGCTCATATTCCTGTCTTGGTACTTTCCGCAGATGTTTTCAAGGAACAGCAAGATCAAGCGATTGCAGCCGGTGCTGCTGGATTTCTCGGGAAACCTTTACGAATGGACGTGTTGTTGCGGATGCTGTCAAAAATTTTAAGACAACAATCCGTGCCAATTCCCCTATCTCAAGCCAACTTGTTAACACCTGAGCTAAGAGGCCAGATCTTGGAGGAGTTTAAAAAATTGTCATTGATGCCATTTTTTGATGAAGCTGAATTGATAGATCAACTCAACAAAATCAATAATATATGCCCGACTGAGCCTGCATGGTCTGCAACACTGGATAAAATCATGAACAGCATCATTCACGGAAATGAACCTGAATTTCAGGCATTACTCAAGGAGTGGATGAATGATTAA
- a CDS encoding response regulator has protein sequence MINILIVDDDRFFIQNLRQQIAECGYSSKYAVNPSFVLPLLEKETFDLILMDINMPEMDGIMLLKQLKSHPVYKRIPVIMLTMETDDQSLVTCLNNGAMDYINKPVNKLALEARINAALRTIEYETWLEKKYHEEWKQRIDLTRKLQKNEKLIHQWEILPGDIQSSLQQTLDNFENNADFVDKELIAVLIQMTGQYGDNLSNFLKLSRKRDAQTIEQRNARVALLKNIPLFQSLNVFDLAILSERMEALDATEDMELLVQNAPAGWVYFIGSGIAEILVNGEIVAHRKAGDSIGEMSCLRSEPNASATVRMVDAGTVFRIERTAFMEVINRLPPLWKRVFMEATNRLNQLSHRLSELSQHTAQGIVKIDPQGKITSDFSSPCIKVFGTKSLIGKNLEDLMFPEDPIVQEGWRQAYPLFFENALMDYEMLAEMMPRETVIVHEGVPREYKLSYYPCRNAEKILTGIDIEIEDITEERKLSRETEALKREQYIVEKIYNDPDSYMQMLLLMEDNLTMLRQFSEKLTSNAMAQLKEDTVELMRLLHTLKGVSSLFGLDRAKAITHQLEEFLRSSINSPSVLKTQLIQGTVDLTAQCDYARELLEKIDPDLRKRLIGVVFSNDDFADLKKSLQSRDYGRVETLVLSAEKVSLKKLAQHWPAEIRKLETALGKQVKLIIEGENVQVSRTLFQKLDGPLVHLLRNCMDHGLETVEERLEKGKDEWGRLTLKISMVNEWVTLEISDDGNGINYERILQKAQNHPSLDQTVVQQLIDENTVWKILFLPGFSTTEQVTDLSGRGVGLDVVQNTINELHGNMQVETTPDQGTSFILRFPLAQDTA, from the coding sequence ATGATTAATATTCTGATTGTGGATGATGACAGATTCTTTATACAGAATCTTCGGCAGCAGATTGCGGAATGTGGCTACAGTTCCAAATACGCGGTTAATCCCTCGTTTGTACTTCCCCTGCTGGAAAAAGAGACGTTTGATCTTATATTGATGGATATCAATATGCCAGAGATGGACGGCATCATGCTTCTCAAACAACTCAAGTCCCATCCCGTGTATAAAAGAATTCCCGTGATCATGCTGACAATGGAAACGGATGACCAGTCCCTGGTGACCTGTTTGAATAACGGGGCGATGGATTATATAAACAAACCTGTTAACAAACTGGCACTGGAAGCACGAATCAATGCCGCACTACGCACCATAGAATACGAAACATGGCTGGAAAAAAAATATCATGAGGAATGGAAGCAACGTATTGATTTAACACGCAAGCTTCAGAAAAACGAAAAACTGATTCATCAGTGGGAGATTCTCCCCGGGGATATTCAGTCTTCATTGCAACAGACTCTGGATAATTTTGAAAACAATGCCGATTTCGTAGATAAAGAACTCATTGCTGTCCTGATCCAGATGACCGGGCAATATGGCGACAATCTGTCCAATTTTTTAAAATTAAGCAGAAAACGGGATGCCCAGACCATTGAACAACGAAATGCCCGTGTTGCGCTTTTAAAGAATATTCCGTTGTTTCAATCGCTCAACGTATTTGATCTGGCCATTCTGTCTGAAAGAATGGAAGCCCTTGACGCAACAGAAGATATGGAACTTCTGGTTCAGAATGCTCCTGCGGGGTGGGTCTATTTTATTGGTTCAGGAATAGCGGAAATCCTGGTCAATGGAGAAATAGTGGCACATCGAAAAGCGGGGGATTCCATTGGCGAAATGTCCTGTTTGCGATCAGAACCCAACGCTTCGGCCACTGTCCGTATGGTTGATGCCGGCACTGTTTTCCGAATTGAACGAACAGCGTTCATGGAAGTGATAAACCGACTTCCACCATTATGGAAACGTGTCTTCATGGAGGCAACCAATCGACTCAATCAGTTGTCACATCGTCTCAGTGAACTTTCACAGCATACCGCACAGGGGATTGTAAAAATTGATCCTCAAGGCAAAATCACGTCTGACTTTTCCTCTCCATGTATCAAGGTATTTGGTACCAAGTCACTGATCGGAAAAAATCTGGAGGATTTAATGTTTCCGGAAGATCCCATTGTGCAGGAAGGATGGCGGCAGGCATACCCTCTGTTTTTCGAAAATGCCCTGATGGATTATGAGATGCTGGCTGAAATGATGCCTCGTGAAACAGTGATTGTTCATGAGGGTGTCCCCAGGGAATACAAACTTTCCTATTATCCATGCCGAAACGCGGAAAAAATCCTCACCGGGATTGATATTGAAATTGAAGACATCACGGAAGAACGAAAATTATCCCGGGAAACGGAAGCTTTGAAAAGAGAGCAGTATATTGTGGAAAAAATCTATAACGATCCTGATTCCTACATGCAGATGCTACTTCTGATGGAAGACAACCTGACCATGCTGCGTCAATTTTCTGAAAAACTGACCTCAAACGCTATGGCACAACTCAAGGAGGACACGGTTGAACTCATGCGTCTGCTTCACACACTCAAAGGTGTCAGCAGTCTGTTTGGTCTGGATCGTGCCAAGGCGATCACGCACCAACTTGAAGAATTTCTTCGCTCCTCCATCAACTCCCCGAGCGTTCTGAAAACCCAGTTGATCCAGGGTACTGTGGACTTGACCGCACAATGCGATTATGCACGGGAGTTGCTTGAAAAAATTGACCCTGATTTACGCAAACGATTGATAGGCGTTGTGTTTTCCAATGACGATTTCGCTGACTTGAAAAAATCCCTTCAGTCACGAGACTATGGACGTGTTGAAACACTGGTATTGAGTGCAGAAAAAGTCTCCCTGAAAAAACTGGCTCAACACTGGCCCGCTGAAATCCGTAAGCTGGAAACAGCCTTAGGAAAACAGGTTAAATTGATCATTGAAGGCGAAAATGTCCAGGTATCCCGAACACTGTTCCAGAAACTGGATGGACCGTTGGTGCATCTCCTGAGAAACTGCATGGATCATGGCCTTGAGACCGTGGAAGAACGACTTGAAAAAGGCAAGGATGAATGGGGACGTCTCACCTTGAAAATCAGTATGGTGAATGAATGGGTCACGCTGGAAATATCTGACGATGGCAACGGCATCAATTATGAACGGATCCTGCAAAAAGCACAGAACCATCCTTCGCTGGACCAGACCGTGGTGCAACAACTGATTGACGAGAACACTGTGTGGAAAATTCTGTTTCTTCCGGGATTCAGCACAACGGAACAAGTCACTGATTTATCCGGTAGAGGGGTTGGGTTGGATGTCGTACAGAACACGATCAACGAACTGCATGGCAACATGCAGGTTGAAACCACCCCTGATCAGGGAACCAGTTTTATCCTGCGGTTTCCGCTGGCGCAGGACACTGCGTAA